In Myxococcus guangdongensis, one genomic interval encodes:
- a CDS encoding HSP90 family protein, protein MDHRFQVSLRGVIDLLSHHLYSSPGVYLRELLQNATDAIRARQHLEPSHTGTVRLELVEKQDGGPPTLVFSDDGVGLTEEEIHRFLATIGESSKREALEARRKDFIGQFGIGLLSCFMVCDELLLVTRSARGDGRTLEWRGRHDGTYAVQESAHPLDKPGTQVFLVARADMVEWFASERVRQLARHYGGLLPFPIQLSVDGQVERLDADGPPWRREYASAAERRKALLDYGREVFETEFIDCIPLRSQAGDVDGVAFVLPASPHFNAKQKHRVYLKHMLLSESAENLLPEWAFFVKCVVNANALRPTASRESFYEDDSLAQARVALGQGLRKYLMDLAHEDPRALQRLIGLHGLSVKALALDDDDFYRLVIGWLPFETSLGVTTLSEYRRAYPVVRYTSTLDGFRQVARVAGAQGLCIINAAYTHDAALLEKLPHVIQDAQVEPFSSSDLPQSFEELTMDERDAVFPLLRTAEQVLAPFHCGVAVKKFFPAEVPTLYSSDEEGSFRRDAERARDESDDLYASVLEGVMAAAGGEPVQLCFNLHNPVVRRLAAVSDRNMMKLSVEMLYVQALLLGQHPLNAQEMTLLNQGLLGLISAQLGTGGGGEGDGGGSAGGLH, encoded by the coding sequence GTGGACCACCGATTCCAAGTCAGCCTCCGTGGGGTCATCGACCTCCTGTCCCACCATCTGTACAGCTCCCCGGGCGTCTACCTCCGCGAGCTGCTCCAGAACGCCACCGACGCCATCCGGGCCCGCCAGCACCTGGAGCCCTCCCACACCGGCACCGTGCGTCTGGAACTGGTGGAGAAGCAGGACGGAGGCCCCCCCACCCTGGTCTTCAGCGATGACGGGGTGGGCCTGACGGAAGAGGAAATCCACCGATTCCTGGCCACCATCGGAGAGTCCTCCAAGCGCGAGGCCCTAGAGGCCCGCCGCAAGGACTTCATCGGCCAGTTCGGCATCGGCCTCCTGTCGTGCTTCATGGTGTGCGACGAGCTGCTCCTCGTGACGCGTTCGGCACGCGGGGACGGGCGGACGTTGGAGTGGCGCGGCCGGCACGACGGCACCTACGCGGTCCAGGAGTCGGCGCATCCCCTGGACAAGCCGGGCACGCAGGTCTTCCTGGTGGCCCGCGCGGACATGGTGGAGTGGTTCGCGTCGGAGCGCGTGCGCCAGCTGGCGCGGCACTACGGGGGCCTGCTCCCCTTCCCCATCCAGCTGTCGGTGGACGGCCAGGTGGAGCGGCTGGACGCGGACGGTCCCCCGTGGCGCCGCGAGTACGCGAGCGCGGCCGAGCGTCGCAAGGCGCTGCTCGACTACGGGCGCGAGGTCTTCGAGACGGAGTTCATCGACTGCATCCCGCTGCGCTCCCAGGCCGGAGACGTGGACGGGGTGGCCTTCGTGCTGCCCGCGTCGCCACACTTCAACGCGAAGCAGAAGCACCGCGTGTACCTGAAGCACATGCTGCTGTCGGAGAGCGCGGAGAACCTGCTGCCGGAGTGGGCCTTCTTCGTGAAGTGCGTGGTGAACGCCAACGCGCTGAGGCCCACCGCCAGCCGGGAGTCGTTCTACGAGGACGACTCGCTCGCCCAGGCCCGCGTGGCGCTGGGCCAGGGGCTGCGCAAGTACCTGATGGACCTGGCGCACGAGGACCCGCGCGCGCTCCAGCGGCTCATCGGCCTGCACGGGTTGAGCGTCAAGGCGCTCGCGCTGGACGACGACGACTTCTACCGGCTGGTCATCGGCTGGCTGCCGTTCGAGACCTCGCTGGGCGTGACGACGCTCTCGGAGTACCGCCGCGCGTATCCGGTGGTGCGCTACACGTCCACGCTGGATGGCTTCCGGCAGGTGGCGCGGGTGGCGGGAGCGCAGGGGCTGTGCATCATCAACGCGGCCTACACGCACGACGCGGCGCTGCTGGAGAAGCTGCCGCACGTGATTCAGGACGCGCAGGTGGAGCCGTTCTCGTCGTCGGATTTGCCGCAGAGCTTCGAGGAGCTGACGATGGACGAGCGCGACGCGGTGTTCCCGCTGTTGCGCACGGCCGAGCAGGTGCTGGCGCCGTTCCACTGCGGCGTGGCGGTGAAGAAGTTCTTCCCGGCCGAGGTGCCCACGCTCTACAGCTCGGACGAGGAGGGCTCGTTCCGGCGCGACGCGGAGCGGGCCCGCGACGAGTCCGATGACTTGTACGCCAGCGTGCTGGAGGGCGTCATGGCGGCCGCGGGCGGCGAGCCGGTGCAGTTGTGCTTCAACCTGCACAATCCGGTGGTGCGGCGGCTGGCGGCGGTGTCGGACCGGAACATGATGAAGCTGTCGGTGGAGATGCTCTACGTGCAGGCGTTGCTGCTCGGGCAGCACCCGCTGAACGCGCAGGAGATGACGCTGCTGAACCAGGGATTGTTGGGGCTCATCTCCGCGCAGCTGGGCACGGGGGGTGGCGGCGAGGGTGACGGAGGCGGGAGCGCGGGAGGGCTGCACTGA